The following are encoded in a window of Colletotrichum lupini chromosome 3, complete sequence genomic DNA:
- a CDS encoding spherulin-1A: MYTSTILSSILFSAAALAAPTTNPNHPSSSATISTQTDNSSIDNVLPPIVPVNTRAGNADLITKLMTAPTQQERVRLLNQPGDFVFDFNDSGAPEGSESRGKGGFSTSATAKTFPALIGNGAAMTLGFLGPCGMNTAHVHNRATELNVIVKGRLVTNFVVENGLDPIANTMETYQMSVFPQGAIHQEFNPDCEDAVFVAGFNNVDPGVEQVAQAFFNLRPDVVSATLGGVQTIDGADLESFRKHIPANIALGIDACLNKCGIKRNAKRDLNEIFGTPQN, translated from the coding sequence ATGTACACCTCCACCATTCTCTCTTCCATCCTCTTCTCCGCCGCTGCTCTGGCCGCGCCGACCACCAACCCGAAccacccctcctcctccgccacCATCTCCACCCAAACCGACAACAGCTCCATTGACAATGTCCTTCCCCCCATCGTCCCCGTCAACACCCGTGCCGGCAACGCAGACCTCATCACAAAGCTGATGACCGCACCCACCCAGCAAGAGCGCGTCCGCCTCCTCAACCAACCCGGCGACTTCGTCTTCGACTTCAACGACTCCGGCGCCCCCGAGGGCTCCGAGTCCCGTGGCAAGGGCGGCTTCTCCACCTCCGCCACGGCAAAGACCTTCCCGGCCCTCATCGGCAACGGCGCCGCCATGACCCTCGGCTTCCTCGGCCCCTGCGGCATGAACACGGCCCACGTCCACAACCGCGCCACCGAGCTCAACGTGATCGTCAAGGGCCGCCTTGTCACCAACTTTGTCGTCGAGAACGGCCTCGACCCCATCGCCAACACCATGGAGACGTACCAAATGTCCGTCTTCCCCCAGGGCGCGATCCACCAGGAGTTCAACCCCGACTGCGAGGATGCCGTCTTCGTTGCCGGCTTCAACAACGTCGACCCCGGTGTCGAGCAGGTTGCTCAGGCTTTCTTCAACCTCCGCCCGGATGTCGTCTCTGCTACCCTCGGCGGCGTGCAGACGATTGACGGTGCCGATCTTGAGAGCTTCCGTAAGCACATCCCTGCCAACATTGCTCTCGGCATCGACGCCTGCTTGAACAAGTGCGGCATCAAGCGCAACGCGAAGCGCGACCTCAACGAGATCTTTGGCACGCCCCAGAACTAG
- a CDS encoding GMC oxidoreductase gives MTQEFDFIVVGGGTAGCLLASRLANTASKPSVALLEGGGDISKPEYRRTAERFSTIAQPGLDYGYASTPQEHAKNREVPQARGKGLGGSSATNFQVWSLGARAEFDAWAAAAGDDAWGFESVIERVRKLENLHLDDLSKEWAEYVKPDPKYHGFSGPIDVSIGHVERETKSFIDAGVDLGHKRNLDPNDGDPIGFSLNSTTSLNGVRVTGASAFLEKIVPANLTVLTESRVVKIIFQKDRAVGVLKEDGSQVRAKNEVILSAGALDSPRLLLLSGIRPQADLGALGIPVVKNLNGVGKSFTDHPMIVTCFQMKSGFTDRVGLSDPSKYEEAVKQLAESGNGPLLGHFSSVPHAFLKNDRAYESPEFKKLPADVKGYLLEEGVPSYELVIGPLIPPDHVFEKSSDGFFSVFVANMNSVSRGTIKLASADPADPPLIDPKYLSNPFDLVNLREALREGLNLLKTSTMKDHFVRPIFAPKSESDKDIDDFIQENVAGLWHPSCSVKMGKSERDGSCVNGDLRVHGLNGLRVADLSVTTILPSGRKFATSSPFTSHPQIVAYVIGQLAAEKIARDYGLDTKRKEKI, from the exons ATGACACAAGAGTTCGACTTCATAGTCGTCGGTG GCGGCACAGCGGGGTGCCTTCTCGCCTCCCGCCTCGCAAACACGGCATCGAAGCCCAGTGTTGCGTTGTTAGAAGGTGGCGGTGACATCAGCAAACCCGAGTATAGGCGTACGGCTGAAAGATTCAGCACCATTGCACAGCCGGGTCTTGACTACGGCTATGCCTCGACGCCGCAGGAGCATGCGAAAAATCGCGAGGTGCCGCAGGCTCGTGGCAAGGGTCTAGGAGGGTCGAGTGCTACCAACTTCCAGGTTTGGTCACTTGGCGCGCGCGCGGAGTTCGATGCCTGGGCTGCGGCTGCAGGTGATGATGCTTGGGGATTTGAATCCGTCATTGAGAGGGTTAGGAAG CTGGAAAACCTCCACCTTGATGATCTTTCGAAGGAGTGGGCTGAATATGTGAAGCCCGATCCGAAGTATCACGGTTTCTCTGG GCCCATCGACGTCTCCATCGGACACGTGGAACGAGAAACAAAGTCCTTTATCGACGCTGGAGTTGATCTCGGG CACAAGCGCAACCTTGACCCCAACGATGGTGACCCAATTGGTTTCTCGCTGAACTCGACAACTAGTCTGAATGGTGTCCGAGTAACCGGTGCATCTGCATTTCTCGAGAAGATTGTTCCAGCAAATTTGACCGTTCTGACCGAGAGTCGTGTGGTCAAAATCATCTTTCAGAAGGATCGTGCTGTGGGTGTTCTGAAGGAAGATGGTTCGCAGG TTCGAGCGAAGAACGAAGTCATTCTATCAGCCGGTGCCCTTGACAGTCCCCGTCTACTGCTACTTTCAGGTATCAGACCTCAAGCAGACCTGGGTGCCCTCGGAATCCCCGTAGTCAAGAACCTCAATGGTGTGGGGAAGTCCTTTACAGACCACCCCATGATTGTGACTTGCTTTCAGATGAAGTCCGGCTTCACTGATAGGGTGGGGCTCTCTGACCCAAGCAAGTACGAGGAGGCCGTGAAGCAACTCGCAGAAAGTGGGAACGGACCGCTTTTGGGACATTTCTCGTCTGTTCCGCATGCTTTCCTCAAGAATGATCGGGCTTATGAGTCGCCTGAATTCAAGAAACTCCCCGCTGATGTGAAAGGCTATCTGCTCGAGGAAGGTGTCCCTAGCTATGAGCTTGTC ATTGGACCTTTGATTCCTCCTGATCATGTCTTCGAAAAGTCTAGCGACGGGTTCTTTTCGGTATTCGTTGCAAACATGAACTCTGTCTCTCGAGGAACAATCAAATTGGCTTCAGCCGACCCCGCGGACCCCCCTCTGATTGACCCGAAGTATCTCAGCAACCCTTTCGATTTGGTAAACCTGCGAGAAGCGCTAAGAGAAGGACTCAATCTCCTCAAGACCAGCACGATGAAAGACCATTTCGTCAGGCCGATATTTGCACCAAAGTCGGAGAGCGACAAGGATATTGAT GACTTCATCCAAGAGAACGTGGCGGGACTATGGCATCCATCTTGCAGCGTGAAGATGGGTAAGAGCGAGCGAGATGGCAGCTGTGTCAACGGAGACCTTCGAGTTCACGGCTTGAACGGCTTGCGGGTTGCGGATTTAAGTGTGACAACTATACTGCCCAG TGGTCGTAAGTTTGCTACAAGCTCACCTTTTACGTCGC ATCCTCAGATCGTCGCCTATGTTATTGGGCAACTGGCCGCAGAAAAAATTGCGCGAGACTACGGGTTGGATACCAAGAGGAAAGAGAAGATCTAA